A DNA window from Candidatus Eisenbacteria bacterium contains the following coding sequences:
- the xerD gene encoding site-specific tyrosine recombinase XerD translates to MTTEASGFEEAVRGFLKHLEEERRLSPRTLQAYYLDLRDFGRYLKEAGAEWDKLTPAQVEAHLGALRRGGLAATSVARHQSTLRTFFHYASGQPGVLDPTANLEAPRRPARVPRFLVIGEVEMLLAQPRLDTTLGIRDRAMMEVMYGGGLRVSELISLKVPDVQFEESFLLVSGKGDKQRLIPLGSKAREALVAYMEGSRPHLLRGRTSPYIFLNARGGPLTRMGFWTVLKRHARTAGLAEKVTPHVLRHSFATHLLQGGADLRSVQELLGHASITTTEIYTHADREYLAEQFKQFHPRA, encoded by the coding sequence ATGACGACGGAAGCGAGCGGGTTCGAAGAAGCGGTGCGGGGATTCCTCAAGCACCTGGAGGAGGAGCGGCGCCTGTCGCCGCGCACCCTGCAGGCGTATTACCTGGATCTCCGCGATTTCGGGCGGTACCTCAAGGAAGCCGGCGCGGAATGGGACAAGCTCACGCCCGCGCAGGTGGAGGCCCATCTGGGCGCGCTCCGTCGCGGGGGGCTGGCGGCCACCAGCGTGGCGCGCCACCAGTCCACGCTGCGCACCTTCTTCCACTACGCTTCGGGCCAGCCCGGGGTGCTGGATCCCACCGCCAACCTGGAGGCCCCGCGCCGGCCGGCCCGGGTGCCGCGGTTCCTGGTCATCGGCGAGGTGGAGATGCTGCTGGCGCAGCCGCGCCTGGACACGACCCTGGGCATCCGTGACCGCGCCATGATGGAAGTGATGTACGGCGGCGGGCTGCGGGTGTCGGAGCTGATCTCGCTGAAGGTGCCCGACGTGCAGTTCGAGGAGTCCTTCCTGCTGGTCAGCGGCAAGGGCGACAAGCAGCGCCTGATCCCGCTGGGTTCGAAGGCCCGGGAGGCCCTCGTGGCGTACATGGAGGGCTCCCGGCCGCACCTGCTGCGGGGGCGCACCAGCCCGTACATCTTCCTGAACGCGCGGGGCGGTCCCCTCACGCGCATGGGTTTCTGGACGGTCCTCAAGCGTCACGCGCGGACCGCCGGGCTGGCCGAAAAGGTCACGCCCCACGTCCTCCGTCACTCCTTCGCCACCCACCTCCTCCAGGGCGGCGCGGATCTGAGGAGCGTCCAGGAGCTGCTGGGCCACGCGTCCATCACCACCACCGAGATCTACACGCACGCGGATCGGGAGTACCTCGCGGAGCAGTTCAAGCAGTTCCATCCGCGGGCCTGA
- a CDS encoding zf-HC2 domain-containing protein, giving the protein MKPLHPFEDWQLSAHAAGDLEPREAAEVASHLAGCAECRTRQAEMARVGEELHSLPGLQPSRDLWPAISARLAGPAVAGARVTPALARATAPAPMAPCRQQLEAWRLSSYLDGDLDASHRAAVEAHLAGCAACRERAADLQGMVAALRELPAPEPSPFLWARVQAGLREGRPRRSGLAAFEWQRWIPAGAAAAAAFAFVLWSGQARWWDSPGEIAGTASHSASGTFPGGRDGTAPSGSAFEPASTSAGIMDAAPAGPSARVELPASERYTRAAQAWIEGLTRSARPRRAVTATNASTVPGAAMDDASLGPDPDPEITEAIRAHLEQLDANIRDTQTSLALNPGNERVRAAAWAAYMAKVEYLRSILTRQAGGSAAKPSTALPASSVPEAA; this is encoded by the coding sequence ATGAAACCCCTCCATCCATTTGAAGACTGGCAGCTGTCCGCCCATGCGGCGGGCGACCTGGAGCCCCGCGAGGCGGCGGAAGTCGCGTCGCACCTCGCGGGTTGCGCCGAGTGCCGCACCCGGCAGGCCGAGATGGCGCGGGTGGGGGAGGAACTCCATTCCCTCCCCGGCCTGCAGCCGTCCCGCGACCTGTGGCCGGCCATTTCGGCCCGCCTGGCGGGGCCGGCGGTGGCGGGCGCGCGCGTGACTCCCGCCCTCGCCCGTGCGACCGCGCCGGCACCCATGGCCCCGTGCCGCCAGCAGCTGGAGGCGTGGCGCCTCTCCTCGTACCTCGACGGCGATCTGGACGCTTCACACCGCGCCGCGGTCGAAGCCCACCTGGCCGGCTGCGCGGCCTGCCGCGAGCGGGCCGCGGACCTTCAGGGCATGGTCGCCGCGCTGCGCGAGCTGCCCGCGCCCGAGCCTTCACCGTTCCTGTGGGCCCGGGTCCAGGCAGGTCTGCGCGAGGGCCGGCCGCGCCGCAGCGGCCTGGCCGCCTTCGAGTGGCAGCGCTGGATCCCCGCCGGGGCCGCGGCGGCGGCCGCATTCGCATTCGTCCTGTGGTCGGGCCAGGCCCGCTGGTGGGATTCGCCGGGCGAAATCGCGGGCACCGCTTCGCACTCCGCGAGCGGGACGTTCCCCGGCGGGCGCGACGGCACAGCGCCCTCCGGGTCCGCGTTCGAACCGGCCTCCACGTCCGCCGGCATCATGGACGCCGCGCCGGCCGGTCCCTCGGCCCGCGTGGAGTTGCCCGCTTCGGAGCGCTACACCCGGGCCGCCCAGGCGTGGATCGAGGGCCTGACGCGCTCGGCCCGCCCGCGGCGCGCCGTCACGGCCACCAACGCCAGCACCGTCCCGGGCGCCGCGATGGATGACGCCTCGCTGGGCCCGGACCCCGACCCCGAGATCACCGAGGCCATTCGCGCCCACCTCGAGCAGCTGGACGCCAACATCCGCGATACCCAGACCAGCCTGGCGCTCAACCCGGGCAACGAGCGCGTGCGCGCCGCGGCCTGGGCCGCCTACATGGCCAAGGTCGAGTACCTGCGCTCCATCCTCACGCGGCAGGCGGGGGGGAGCGCCGCGAAGCCCTCCACCGCCCTGCCCGCCTCGTCCGTCCCGGAGGCCGCATGA
- a CDS encoding tetratricopeptide repeat protein, which yields MSDKLTRKELREDPVIAFFTETYEWVETHSREVLIGLGAVVLLVVLGIFWQGQGRRNEEQAAELLLRGKYQMMSGDYNGALAAFKEIQQRYAGTPTAKRALRDEADANFDMGKIPEAQKLYQKFADKVGIKDIEGRAGLTGVAACLEQQRQFDKAAEAYGRVADLPEGSDLTPMALWAQGRCWAQAGKFDKSEAAYQRILSEHRTSRYAGPAREAIAEVKARAAK from the coding sequence ATGAGCGATAAACTGACCCGCAAGGAACTGCGCGAAGATCCGGTAATTGCATTTTTCACAGAGACTTACGAGTGGGTCGAGACCCACTCCCGCGAGGTCCTGATCGGGCTGGGCGCGGTGGTGCTGCTGGTGGTGCTGGGAATCTTCTGGCAGGGCCAGGGCCGGCGGAACGAGGAGCAGGCGGCCGAATTGCTGCTCCGCGGCAAGTACCAGATGATGTCCGGGGACTACAACGGCGCGCTGGCCGCCTTCAAGGAGATCCAGCAGCGCTACGCGGGCACGCCCACCGCGAAGCGGGCGCTGCGCGACGAGGCCGACGCCAACTTCGACATGGGCAAGATCCCCGAGGCCCAGAAGCTGTACCAGAAGTTCGCGGACAAGGTCGGCATCAAGGACATCGAGGGCCGCGCCGGGCTGACCGGGGTGGCCGCGTGCCTGGAGCAGCAGCGGCAGTTCGACAAGGCCGCCGAGGCGTACGGCAGGGTGGCGGACCTCCCGGAGGGCAGCGACCTCACGCCCATGGCCCTGTGGGCCCAGGGGCGGTGCTGGGCGCAGGCCGGCAAGTTCGACAAGTCGGAGGCCGCCTACCAGCGGATCCTCTCCGAGCACCGCACCTCCCGCTACGCCGGACCGGCGCGGGAGGCCATCGCCGAGGTCAAGGCCCGCGCGGCGAAGTAG
- the uvrC gene encoding excinuclease ABC subunit UvrC — protein sequence MSSERLLKIRQVLAALPGSPGVYIMKNTQGRVIYVGKAKRLDHRVRSYFSATPSEHPKVRSLVAQVSGLEYIVTSSESEALLLELTLIKEHQPHYNISLKDDKRYPHVKLSVQEAVPRLGFTRKPLGDGARYFGPFTDVREVRAGLKFLRTVFPVRTCATLPKRACLDHHIGRCVAPCEGGAAVDEHRRIVDELCLFLSGRSDALLERLRQEMEAASGRRDYEDAARRRDQLQRVERLLSRQRMVSLDSRDQDVLGLAVSGDRAAGVALEVRGGRVLAKRVRELRNVAGRPLDEVWAAWITQHYSRLEALPREVVVPEAPAGQDLVEEFLRGRRAGAGLRIPRRGPLVALLEMARQNATLALEDSLQGGEKVLRVDPALYDLQKVLGLSAPPLRIEAFDVSHLQGSETVASLVVLWNARPKRSDYRRFRIRHLEGNDDFRSMAEAVGRRAARVRGGGAPRPDLYLIDGGRGQLGAAEAALREHGLEGVPALGLAKRLEEIYLPGRRDPVRLPRHSGALQLLQRVRDEAHRFAVTYHRKLRAARANASVFRTLPGVGPGRERLLLRHFGSLDALRSAGRDEIERVPGIGARLAAKIHEALQAGAGAGKQTA from the coding sequence ATGAGCTCGGAGCGACTGCTGAAGATCCGTCAGGTCCTGGCTGCGCTCCCAGGCTCCCCGGGTGTGTACATTATGAAGAACACCCAGGGCCGGGTGATCTACGTGGGGAAGGCAAAACGCCTTGACCACCGGGTCCGCTCCTACTTCTCCGCCACCCCCTCCGAACACCCGAAAGTGCGCAGCTTGGTGGCGCAGGTCTCCGGCCTGGAGTACATCGTCACCTCGTCCGAGAGCGAGGCGCTGCTCCTGGAGCTCACGCTGATCAAGGAGCACCAGCCTCACTACAACATCAGCCTGAAGGACGACAAGCGCTACCCCCACGTGAAGCTGAGCGTGCAGGAGGCGGTGCCCCGCCTGGGATTCACGCGCAAACCGCTGGGCGACGGGGCGCGCTACTTCGGGCCGTTTACCGACGTGCGGGAAGTCCGCGCGGGGCTCAAGTTCCTGCGTACGGTGTTCCCGGTGCGCACCTGCGCCACGCTGCCGAAGCGGGCGTGCCTGGACCATCACATCGGCCGTTGCGTGGCGCCCTGCGAGGGCGGGGCCGCGGTGGACGAACACCGGCGGATCGTGGACGAGTTGTGCCTGTTTCTGTCCGGCCGCAGCGACGCCCTGCTGGAGCGGCTGCGGCAGGAAATGGAAGCCGCCAGCGGGCGGCGCGACTACGAGGACGCGGCGCGGCGGCGCGACCAGCTCCAGCGCGTGGAGCGGCTGCTCAGCCGGCAGCGCATGGTGAGCCTGGACAGCCGGGACCAGGACGTCCTGGGCCTGGCCGTGAGCGGGGACCGCGCCGCGGGCGTGGCGCTGGAAGTGCGCGGCGGGAGGGTGCTCGCCAAGCGGGTCCGCGAGCTGCGCAACGTGGCGGGCCGGCCGTTGGACGAAGTCTGGGCGGCGTGGATCACGCAGCACTATTCGCGGCTGGAGGCCCTGCCCCGCGAGGTGGTGGTGCCGGAGGCCCCCGCCGGGCAGGATCTGGTGGAGGAGTTCCTCCGCGGCCGCCGGGCGGGCGCGGGCCTCCGGATCCCCCGGCGGGGGCCCCTGGTGGCGCTGCTGGAGATGGCCCGCCAGAACGCCACCCTGGCGCTGGAAGACTCGCTCCAGGGTGGCGAAAAGGTGCTCCGGGTGGATCCGGCGCTCTACGACCTCCAGAAGGTCCTGGGCCTGAGCGCGCCGCCGCTGAGGATCGAGGCCTTCGACGTGTCGCACCTTCAAGGTAGCGAAACGGTGGCCTCACTTGTGGTATTGTGGAATGCCAGACCCAAGCGCAGCGACTATCGGCGGTTCCGGATCCGCCACCTGGAAGGCAACGACGACTTCCGGAGCATGGCCGAGGCGGTGGGCCGGCGCGCCGCGCGCGTGCGCGGCGGCGGGGCTCCCAGGCCCGACCTGTACCTGATTGACGGGGGCCGGGGGCAGCTCGGCGCGGCCGAGGCGGCCCTGCGTGAGCACGGCCTGGAGGGCGTGCCCGCGCTGGGGTTGGCGAAACGCCTGGAGGAGATCTATCTTCCCGGGCGGAGGGACCCGGTGCGGCTGCCGCGCCACTCCGGGGCACTACAGCTTCTGCAGCGCGTGCGCGACGAGGCGCACCGTTTTGCCGTGACGTACCATCGGAAACTCCGTGCAGCCCGGGCCAACGCTTCCGTGTTCCGCACCCTCCCGGGCGTCGGTCCCGGGCGAGAGCGCCTGTTGCTGCGGCACTTCGGTTCCCTCGACGCCCTGCGCAGCGCGGGTCGCGACGAGATCGAACGGGTGCCCGGCATCGGGGCGCGACTCGCCGCGAAGATCCACGAGGCCCTTCAGGCAGGGGCGGGAGCAGGGAAGCAGACAGCATGA
- a CDS encoding RNA polymerase sigma factor — translation MAEGLRRGDASAFEAIYRLHHRRVYQVAARVLGNPTTAEDIAQEVFIRAFERGSQFRGESKLSTWFYRLTVNACLSHMRRKSGVSLDENPLLAETIERAIPAASPLKAALDEAIKSLPPGYRASVVLHDIEGLEHEEIARVLGVSVGTSKSQLHKARAKLRDLLAPALSAERRFREEARQS, via the coding sequence CTGGCCGAGGGCCTGCGCCGGGGGGACGCGTCGGCGTTCGAGGCCATCTACCGCCTCCACCACCGGCGCGTCTACCAGGTGGCCGCGCGCGTGCTCGGCAACCCGACCACCGCCGAGGACATCGCCCAGGAAGTGTTCATTCGCGCCTTCGAGCGCGGGTCGCAGTTCCGGGGAGAGTCGAAGCTCTCGACCTGGTTTTACCGGCTCACGGTGAATGCGTGCCTGAGCCACATGCGGCGCAAGTCCGGGGTGAGCCTCGACGAGAACCCGCTGCTGGCGGAGACGATCGAGCGGGCCATTCCCGCAGCCTCGCCGCTGAAGGCGGCGCTGGACGAGGCCATCAAGAGCCTTCCGCCGGGTTACCGGGCCAGCGTGGTGCTTCACGACATCGAGGGCCTGGAGCACGAGGAGATCGCCAGGGTGCTGGGCGTGTCGGTGGGGACATCGAAGTCCCAGCTCCACAAGGCCCGTGCGAAGCTGAGGGATTTGCTGGCGCCGGCCCTGTCGGCGGAGCGCCGGTTCCGCGAGGAAGCGCGTCAATCATGA
- a CDS encoding glycoside hydrolase has protein sequence MRKVRVALLWHMHQPHYEDPATGQLALPWVRLHAAKDYVDMVERMEAHPTLRSTFNLVPSLLDQVDAYLAGRRDDCQVVAERDADTLDGSARRFGLRHFFSLNAKLGIARWPRLAELRARLRDGWAALSDAELERLFPAQDMRDLATIFHLGWLDRRHWERCGVADLAARGRDFTEAEKHRVLQAHLDVLSRMVPAYRAAAEAGRIEISCTPYYHPILPLLLDPRAAWEALPDLELPRTRWHFPEDAGWQVRTALEDMKRRFGARPAGMWPSEGSVSQAVAHLLAEEGVAWAASDENVLACSLGIPPGPSRDVREVLYQPFAVEHAGRRLLMFFRDQELSDRIGFAYQSVDPEVAVRDFMSRLERIGKDWRGPFDPVVTVALDGENCWEGYEDDGEPFLEALYRALESTPWIRTVTFSEIVAESAAEAPALRHLFAGSWIHHNFRVWIGHPEDNTAWDLLVQAREALEHALRAGTLTSAAREEAWRHIGAAEGSDWFWWYGDDHFTDDADIFDRLFLARLQAVYRVVGQPAPARLSQPVKRPETRQAFSAPVGLVRPVIDGEVSHFYEWRMAGCIEPGAQGGAMHAGRRPGGGRA, from the coding sequence GTGAGAAAGGTGCGCGTGGCGCTCCTGTGGCACATGCACCAGCCGCACTACGAGGACCCGGCCACCGGCCAGCTGGCCCTGCCGTGGGTGCGACTGCACGCCGCCAAGGACTACGTGGACATGGTGGAGCGCATGGAGGCGCACCCGACGCTGCGCTCCACGTTCAACCTGGTGCCCTCGCTGCTGGACCAGGTGGACGCCTACCTCGCCGGCCGGCGGGACGACTGCCAGGTCGTGGCCGAGCGCGACGCGGACACGCTGGATGGCTCCGCGCGCCGCTTCGGCCTGCGGCACTTCTTTTCGCTGAACGCGAAACTGGGCATCGCCCGCTGGCCGCGCCTGGCCGAGTTGCGCGCCCGGCTGCGCGATGGCTGGGCTGCGCTCTCCGATGCCGAGCTGGAACGGCTGTTCCCCGCGCAGGACATGCGCGACCTGGCCACCATCTTCCACCTGGGCTGGCTGGACCGCCGCCACTGGGAGCGGTGCGGCGTGGCCGACCTGGCCGCGCGCGGCCGCGACTTCACCGAGGCCGAAAAGCACCGCGTGCTGCAGGCCCACCTGGACGTGTTGAGCCGCATGGTGCCCGCCTACCGCGCGGCCGCCGAGGCCGGGCGCATCGAGATCAGCTGCACCCCGTACTATCACCCCATCCTGCCGCTGCTGCTGGACCCGCGCGCGGCGTGGGAAGCCCTGCCGGATCTCGAGCTGCCGCGCACGCGGTGGCACTTTCCGGAGGATGCCGGCTGGCAGGTGCGCACCGCGCTCGAGGACATGAAGCGTCGCTTCGGGGCGCGGCCGGCCGGAATGTGGCCGTCGGAAGGCAGCGTCAGCCAGGCGGTGGCCCACCTGCTGGCGGAGGAGGGGGTCGCGTGGGCGGCCTCCGACGAGAACGTGCTGGCGTGCTCCCTGGGTATCCCGCCCGGCCCCTCCCGCGACGTGCGCGAGGTGCTCTACCAGCCCTTCGCCGTGGAGCACGCCGGTCGCCGCCTGCTCATGTTCTTCCGCGACCAGGAACTGAGCGACCGCATCGGCTTCGCCTACCAGTCGGTGGATCCCGAGGTCGCGGTGCGGGACTTCATGTCGCGGCTGGAGCGGATCGGGAAGGACTGGCGCGGCCCGTTCGACCCGGTGGTCACCGTGGCCCTGGACGGCGAGAATTGCTGGGAGGGCTACGAGGACGACGGCGAGCCGTTCCTGGAGGCGCTCTACCGCGCGCTGGAGTCCACTCCCTGGATCCGCACCGTCACCTTCTCGGAGATCGTGGCCGAAAGCGCGGCGGAGGCGCCGGCGCTGCGGCACCTGTTCGCCGGTTCGTGGATCCACCACAACTTCCGCGTGTGGATCGGCCATCCCGAGGACAACACCGCCTGGGACCTGCTGGTGCAGGCCCGCGAGGCCCTGGAGCACGCCCTGCGCGCCGGCACGCTCACCTCCGCGGCGCGCGAGGAAGCGTGGCGCCACATCGGGGCCGCCGAGGGCAGCGACTGGTTCTGGTGGTACGGCGACGACCACTTCACCGACGACGCCGACATCTTCGACCGGCTGTTCCTGGCCCGCCTGCAGGCCGTCTACCGCGTGGTGGGCCAGCCGGCGCCGGCGCGTCTGTCGCAGCCGGTGAAGCGGCCGGAGACCCGGCAGGCCTTCAGTGCCCCGGTGGGCCTGGTGCGCCCGGTGATTGACGGCGAAGTGAGCCACTTCTACGAGTGGCGCATGGCGGGCTGCATCGAGCCCGGGGCGCAGGGCGGGGCCATGCACGCCGGGCGCAGGCCTGGCGGAGGCCGGGCTTGA
- the rpsT gene encoding 30S ribosomal protein S20 — MPHHKSAKHRVKTNARDNSKNRAVMSEVRSSVRTVRDKAEAKDAAAPATYREAASVLDRAVRKGVLKKATANRQKARLARAIARG; from the coding sequence ATGCCACACCACAAGTCCGCGAAGCACCGGGTCAAGACCAACGCCCGGGACAACTCAAAGAACCGCGCGGTGATGTCCGAGGTCCGCAGCAGCGTGCGCACGGTCCGTGACAAGGCCGAAGCCAAGGACGCCGCCGCCCCGGCCACCTACCGCGAAGCCGCGTCGGTCCTCGACCGCGCCGTTCGCAAGGGTGTCCTCAAGAAGGCCACCGCGAACCGGCAGAAGGCCCGCCTGGCCCGCGCAATCGCCCGCGGCTGA
- a CDS encoding DEAD/DEAH box helicase family protein — MTRPRFRAGQKVRHPVFGAGLVVEVKEGARFDVLEVVFPDGTRRLSSNTPQLEAVRSTREPRATPGGDASPARPRALPVAADPQAGSSGTPVNTADAPITGEAVSAGDEDGLSPAGPGAPGSGPATAVGPGAEPAAAATSSVEGIVFDETAGEILDRLEKGVLDPPELFRLRLKAEELVREQGFDRLLSLPSLRDVERFPHQEQACLRVLREMRGRALLADEVGLGKTIEAGIVLREYLLRGLVRRVLILAPASLCLQWQEEMARKFDLAFEIQPPGRPWSTAPLLISSLERAKMPARRSAVTESLYDLVVVDEAHRLRNQRTLNRQLVAELAPRHLLLLTATPVQNDMRELYNLVSLVRPGALGTWRSFKKNYVTRGDPRTPAQPEQLRGLLGGVMVRSTRAGAGLQWSKRHVETRSVRLNPPERELYDAMGAFAVRNLGSGSRGGAEHLSLLVLQKELGSSVQAAVKTLRVLTRHARGEREGRELGALYEMAAKVGPQAKLGALLEILEGSDEKAVVFTQFTATLDFLVSELRARGMRVAAFHGGLSEQAKEGAVSAFRGGDRVLVSTEAGGEGRNLQFCHVLVNYDLPWNPMRVEQRIGRVHRLGQTHDVRVYNLAAEDTIESAVLETLYRKIRLFELVVGEVENILSHIQEPHTLEDRVFRAWNASEGAEARRRRFEQLADELVAAQRRYEQIREMDESILDEA; from the coding sequence GTGACTCGACCGCGATTCCGCGCCGGACAAAAGGTCCGGCACCCCGTATTCGGCGCCGGCCTGGTGGTGGAAGTGAAGGAGGGGGCCCGCTTCGACGTGCTCGAAGTGGTGTTTCCCGACGGCACCCGCCGCCTGTCTTCGAACACGCCCCAACTCGAAGCCGTGCGATCCACCCGCGAGCCGCGCGCCACACCGGGCGGCGACGCGTCCCCCGCGCGCCCCCGGGCGCTTCCCGTCGCGGCGGACCCGCAGGCTGGATCCTCCGGGACCCCCGTGAACACCGCGGACGCACCAATCACCGGCGAAGCCGTGAGCGCCGGGGACGAAGACGGCCTGTCCCCGGCCGGTCCCGGCGCCCCGGGCTCCGGCCCCGCCACGGCCGTTGGGCCCGGCGCCGAGCCGGCCGCGGCCGCGACCTCCTCCGTCGAGGGCATCGTCTTCGATGAGACCGCCGGCGAGATCCTGGACCGCCTCGAGAAGGGCGTACTCGATCCGCCCGAACTCTTCCGGCTGCGCCTCAAGGCCGAGGAATTGGTCCGCGAGCAGGGCTTCGACCGCCTGCTGTCCCTGCCCAGCCTGCGCGACGTGGAGCGCTTCCCGCACCAGGAGCAGGCCTGCCTGCGCGTGCTGCGGGAGATGCGCGGCCGGGCGCTGCTGGCCGACGAGGTGGGGCTGGGCAAGACCATCGAGGCCGGCATCGTGCTCCGCGAATACCTGCTGCGCGGGCTGGTCCGGCGCGTGCTGATCCTGGCGCCCGCCTCGCTGTGCCTGCAGTGGCAGGAGGAGATGGCGCGCAAGTTCGACCTGGCCTTCGAGATCCAGCCGCCGGGGCGCCCCTGGAGCACCGCGCCGCTGCTCATTTCCTCGCTGGAGCGCGCCAAGATGCCCGCCCGGCGCAGCGCCGTCACCGAGAGCCTCTACGACCTGGTGGTGGTGGACGAAGCCCACCGGCTGCGCAACCAGCGCACCCTGAACCGGCAGCTGGTGGCCGAGCTGGCGCCGCGCCACCTGCTGCTGCTCACCGCCACGCCGGTGCAGAACGACATGCGCGAGCTGTACAACCTGGTGAGCCTGGTGCGCCCGGGGGCGCTGGGGACGTGGCGCAGCTTCAAGAAGAACTACGTGACCCGCGGGGACCCGCGCACCCCCGCCCAGCCGGAACAGCTGCGCGGCCTGCTGGGAGGCGTCATGGTGCGCAGCACCCGCGCCGGCGCCGGCCTGCAGTGGTCGAAGCGGCACGTGGAGACGCGCTCGGTGCGCTTGAACCCGCCGGAGCGGGAACTCTACGACGCCATGGGCGCCTTCGCCGTGCGCAACTTGGGGTCGGGCTCCCGGGGCGGGGCGGAGCACCTGTCGCTGCTGGTGCTGCAGAAGGAGCTGGGCAGCAGCGTGCAGGCAGCGGTGAAGACCCTGCGCGTGCTGACCCGCCACGCCCGGGGGGAGCGCGAGGGGCGCGAGCTGGGCGCGCTCTACGAGATGGCGGCGAAGGTGGGCCCCCAGGCCAAGCTGGGGGCGCTGCTGGAGATCCTCGAGGGCAGCGACGAGAAGGCCGTGGTATTCACGCAATTCACCGCCACCCTGGACTTCCTGGTCTCGGAACTGCGCGCGCGCGGCATGCGCGTGGCCGCGTTCCACGGGGGGCTCTCGGAGCAGGCGAAGGAGGGTGCGGTGAGCGCGTTCCGCGGTGGGGACCGCGTGCTGGTGTCCACCGAAGCCGGCGGCGAGGGCCGCAATCTTCAATTCTGCCACGTGCTGGTGAACTACGACCTGCCGTGGAACCCGATGCGCGTGGAGCAGCGCATCGGGCGCGTGCATCGTCTGGGACAGACGCACGACGTGCGCGTGTACAACCTGGCCGCCGAGGACACCATCGAGTCCGCGGTGCTGGAGACGCTGTACCGCAAGATCCGCCTGTTCGAGCTGGTGGTGGGCGAGGTGGAGAACATCCTGAGCCACATCCAGGAGCCGCACACCCTGGAGGACCGCGTGTTCCGCGCCTGGAACGCCAGCGAGGGCGCCGAGGCGCGCCGCCGCCGCTTCGAGCAGCTGGCCGACGAGCTGGTGGCCGCGCAGCGGCGCTACGAGCAGATCCGGGAGATGGATGAATCGATCCTCGATGAAGCCTGA